Proteins encoded together in one Telopea speciosissima isolate NSW1024214 ecotype Mountain lineage chromosome 4, Tspe_v1, whole genome shotgun sequence window:
- the LOC122657854 gene encoding peroxidase 10-like: MNPSNSNTYSLFSLFVLLVLSSLVSGQLDYKFYDNSCPNLTKIVRNGVWSAISNDTRMAASLLRLHFHDCFVNGCDGSVLLDDTSSFTGEKNAGPNRNSVRGFEVIDTIKANVEKSCPSTVSCTDILTLAAREAVYLSAGYSYYWIVPLGRRDGTTASQSAANQQIPSPFEPLENITAKFTSKGLTMKDVVVLSGAHTIGFAQCSSFKQRLFNYNSSGQPDPTLESSLLKNLQTTCPDDNSDTNLAPLDPVTTNKFDNVYYKNLVNNSGLLQSDQALMGDSNSSAMVNYYSKYPYLFAQDFGTSMVKMGKISVLTGNDGEIRKNCHVVN, encoded by the exons ATGAATCCTTCTAACTCCAACACTTACTcactcttttctttgtttgtcttGTTGGTTTTGAGTTCCTTGGTCTCTGGCCAACTTGATTACAAATTTTATGATAATTCATGTCCAAACTTGACAAAGATTGTTAGGAATGGCGTGTGGTCAGCTATCTCCAATGATACTAGAATGGCAGCCTCTCTTCTACGTTTACACTTCCACGATTGTTTCGTCAAT GGATGCGATGGATCTGTTTTACTCGACGACACAAGCAGCTTTACGGGTGAGAAGAATGCTGGGCCAAATCGAAATTCTGTTAGAGGTTTTGAGGTCATTGACACCATCAAGGCTAACGTAGAGAAGTCTTGCCCTTCAACTGTCTCTTGTACTGATATCTTGACTCTTGCAGCCAGAGAAGCTGTCTATCTC TCAGCGGGATATTCATATTATTGGATTGTACCACTAGGCAGGCGAGATGGCACGACGGCAAGTCAAAGTGCAGCTAATCAACAGATACCATCACCTTTCGAACCCTTGGAGAACATCACGGCTAAATTCACTTCAAAAGGTCTAACAATGAAGGATGTTGTTGTCCTCTCAG GTGCACACACCATAGGGTTTGCACAGTGTAGCAGCTTCAAGCAAAGACTCTTCAACTACAACAGCTCAGGTCAGCCAGACCCAACACTTGAATCATCACTCCTGAAGAACTTACAGACTACATGTCCAGATGATAATTCAGACACCAACTTGGCTCCTCTAGATCCTGTCACCACTAATAAGTTTGATAATGTGTATTATAAGAACCTGGTTAACAATTCAGGACTTCTGCAATCAGATCAAGCTCTTATGGGAGACTCTAACAGTTCAGCCATGGTAAACTACTATAGCAAGTACCCTTACTTGTTTGCACAGGATTTTGGGACATCAATGGTGAAGATGGGAAAGATAAGTGTGCTTACTGGTAATGATGGAGAGATAAGGAAGAACTGTCACGtggttaattaa